A section of the Aricia agestis chromosome 4, ilAriAges1.1, whole genome shotgun sequence genome encodes:
- the LOC121726370 gene encoding peptidyl-prolyl cis-trans isomerase D, which yields MISEKQTKQRNPIIYLDILIDGEKAGRIIAELRYDVVPKTAENFRALCTGEKGIGVEGKPLHYKGVRFHKAISQFMIQGGDIINGDGTGNESIYGPTFEDENFELKHEAGVLSMANAGKPHTNGSQFCVTTVPCPHLDGTNVVFGQVLAGVGLVIEIQEAAKDGRPTVECVIEDCGEIKEVDNWDVCCRDGSADHLPDYPDDLRSSLSVDELVTSVNDVKQCGNSYFVEGLYKRATRKYLKCLRFLEYLKTKLHNAEWDKYHKIIEIYNLQCYLNLAACYSKLGNFSACVKSCNEVLRIEAKNEKALYRRGHAFFALKNYEAALIDLRLADKVSPKNKAVLKLLDEVKKTNKNYNEIQKQRLSRLFREQKEKELGHH from the exons ATGATTTCGGAAAAGCAAACTAAACAAAGAAACCCCATAATTTACCTTGATATATTAATTGATGGTGAAAAAG CTGGGAGAATTATAGCAGAGCTAAGATATGATGTGGTTCCTAAAACAGCCGAAAACTTTCGAGCATTGTGTACAGGGGAGAAGGGCATCGGAGTTGAAGGAAAACCATTACATTATAAAGGTGTCAGATTTCACAAAG CAATATCCCAATTTATGATACAAGGTGGTGATATTATTAATGGTGATGGAACAGGGAATGAAAGTATTTATGGTCCTACTTTTGAAGATGAAAACTTTGAATTAAAG caTGAAGCAGGAGTACTGAGTATGGCAAATGCTGGGAAACCTCACACAAATGGCTCCCAATTTTGTGTGACCACTGTACCGTGTCCACATTTGGATGGAACAAATGTTGTGTTTGGCCAAGTCTTAGCTGGTGTGGGTTTAGTTATTGAAATACAAGAGGCGGCTAAAGATGGACGACCTACTGTG GAATGCGTAATAGAAGACTGCGGTGAAATAAAAGAAGTAGATAATTGGGATGTCTGTTGCAGAGATGGTTCTGCAGACCATCTTCCCGATTACCCTGATGATCTACGTAGCAGTTTATCA GTAGACGAATTAGTGACTAGTGTGAATGACGTAAAGCAGTGCGGGAACAGTTATTTCGTGGAGGGCCTATACAAGCGCGCCACACGAAAGTACCTAAAATGTCTACGATTTCTCGAGTATCTAAAGACAAAACTGCACAATGCTGAGTGGGACAAAT ATCACAAAATCATTGAAATATACAATCTGCAGTGTTATTTAAATCTTGCGGCATGTTATTCCAAACTTGGGAATTTCAGTGCATGTGTTAAAAGTTGTAATGAG GTTCTGCGGATAGAGGCGAAAAATGAGAAGGCGCTGTACCGTCGCGGTCACGCGTTCTTCGCGCTCAAGAACTACGAAGCTGCGCTTATTGACTTGCGGTTAGCCGACAAAGTGTCGCCAAAAAATAAAGCAGTACTAAAACTGCTGGATGAGGtgaaaaaaacaaacaaaaactaCAACGAGATACAGAAACAACGCCTCTCGAGGCTTTTTCGTGAGCAAAAGGAGAAGGAACTCGGACATCACTGA
- the LOC121726369 gene encoding AP-1 complex subunit mu-1: MSSSAIYILDVKGKVLISRNYRGDVDMGVIDKFMPLLMEKEEEGMLTPLLQTSECTFAYIKTNNLYIVSTTKKNANIALVFVFLYKIVEVMTEYFKELEEESIRDNFVVIYELLDELLDFGYPQTTDSKILQEYITQEGHKLEMQPRIPMAVTNAVSWRSEGIKYRKNEVFLDVIESVNLLANSNGNVLRSEIVGAIKMRVYLSGMPELRLGLNDKVLFESTGRGKSKSVELEDVKFHQCVRLSRFENDRTISFIPPDGEFELMSYRLNTHVKPLIWIESVIERHAHSRVEYMIKAKSQFKRRSTANNVEIIIPVPADADSPKFKTTIGSVKYTPEQNAITWSIKSFPGGKEYLMRAHFGLPSVECEDTDGKPPIQVKFEIPYFTTSGIQVRYLKIIEKSGYQALPWVRYITQNGDYQLRTN; this comes from the coding sequence ATGTCTTCGTCAGCTATATACATACTCGACGTAAAGGGAAAAGTTCTGATTTCGAGGAACTATCGTGGAGATGTCGATATGGGTGTAATAGATAAGTTTATGCCCCTTCTAATGGAGAAGGAAGAGGAAGGTATGCTCACACCTTTGCTACAAACTAGTGAGTGCACTTTTGCCTACATAAAGACAAACAATCTTTATATTGTTTCTACGACGAAGAAAAATGCGAATATCGCTCTCGTTTTCGTGTTTCTTTATAAAATAGTAGAAGTTATGACAGAATACTTTAAAGAACTTGAAGAGGAAAGTATTAGAGacaattttgttgtaatttacGAATTGCTGGATGAGTTACTGGATTTTGGATATCCACAAACAACAGATAGCAAAATTTTACAAGAATATATTACTCAAGAGGGTCATAAACTTGAAATGCAACCTCGCATACCAATGGCTGTAACAAATGCAGTTTCTTGGAGATCAGAGGGTATTAAGTATAGAAAAAATGAAGTCTTCTTGGATGTAATTGAGTCTGTAAATCTTCTGGCCAATTCAAATGGAAATGTGTTAAGAAGTGAGATAGTGGGCGCCATCAAAATGAGAGTTTACTTGTCAGGCATGCCCGAGTTACGTTTGGGCCTGAATGATAAAGTTCTCTTTGAAAGTACTGGAAGAGGCAAGTCAAAATCTGTTGAGCTGGAAGATGTAAAGTTTCACCAATGTGTTAGATTGTCACGATTTGAAAATGATAGGACAATCTCCTTCATCCCTCCTGATGGCGAGTTTGAGCTTATGTCATATAGACTCAACACTCATGTCAAGCCTCTGATTTGGATTGAGTCTGTCATTGAACGCCATGCTCATTCTAGAGTCGAGTACATGATTAAAGCTAAGTCACAGTTCAAACGTCGCTCGACTGCAAATAATGTTGAGATTATTATACCTGTGCCAGCTGATGCAGATTCTCCGAAATTTAAGACGACTATTGGCAGTGTTAAGTATACCCCTGAGCAGAATGCTATAACCTGGTCCATTAAATCATTCCCTGGAGGCAAAGAGTACTTAATGAGGGCGCATTTTGGATTACCCTCTGTTGAATGTGAAGATACAGATGGTAAACCTCCAATTCAGGTTAAATTTGAAATTCCATACTTTACAACATCTGGGATTCAAGTTAGATAcctaaaaattattgaaaaaagtGGCTACCAAGCCTTACCCTGGGTAAGATATATTACCCAAAACGGTGACTATCAATTGAGAACTAATTAA